The genomic stretch CGATACCATAGTGATGCGGTAGCCCAGGCTTGCTGATTCCATCTCTTGAACAAAATCCGGAAAATATTCCCCCACTCCAGACGGCAGATCCACTAAAGCTACAACAGGATTTAATGACGATAAATCATTTTTTAAAATCTCGCTGAATCCATGTTGATTAAATTTGATTGTTCTTACGCCCCCTGGGACTGAAGAGTTGTAGTGTCTCCACAGTTGCGGATTATTTGAGTCGCAGTCATACGCTACAACATCAATATTGTTGGCTAAGTACATATCTAAGATAAACCTAGCCACAATACTTTTACCTGTGCCTCCCTTTTCGCTGGTACACAGCACTATTCTTTTATTAACTGCTGCTTTTTTTCTGTGAGGAGTAGTTGTTTTAGTCATAAACCAGCTTAGATTTCTTCATCCTTGTAAATCTTTGGCACAAAAGCTGACCTGTTTGGTTCTCTAGTTGCTTCTGATTCTTCCTCTTGCTCCTGCGCTGCTTTAAGTTGTTTTTTACTCTTGCCCTTCGTACTCTTTACAGGTGCTTCTTCAGCTTCGCTGCTTTCAACAACTGCTTGCTGATTTTCAGTAGCCTCCTGAACTGATGTAATACTATCGCCGTTTGATGATGCCTGATGACGGCGACGACTGCTTTTCTTCAACTCCCCGATTAAATATTTGATTCTGCTGCCTGTCAAATTAATACCCAGCCCTTTCAGCATCTCCGATACTTCATCGTAACTGTAGCCATATTTGTCAGAGGTGAGTTTCTCGATATATCTCCTCATTTTACGAACAGCTTCCCTGTCCGATACATCTTCTCGCTCTTTCGGCTTCTGTTCCTTTAGTAAATTGATGGCCTTATCAATCTTCCCTTTCGTAATTACTTCTGAATTCTGATGTTCAGCCATTGTTATTTCATGTAGTGATTGATTATTAATTATCAGATATTTAAAAACTTCTGTACCAATCTGTTTTCAAAATGCTAAAAAAAATTGACTATTGCGGCTATCAAGCTGACTAAAATTCGCTTTCTTCGTCAACTTCCCATTCTTGTTAAAACCAGTCTTCTGACCACTTTTGAGAAAAGATCGCAAATCACCGTTATTAGACCACATGTAACGCTACATTTACTGCTATTTCCATATATTCCAAATGTATACATGCTTAGAAAATCGCCCCGTTGAGTAAGTTACATAAACGAGATTACCTTCTACAACTGAATTGTAGAAAGCTGATTTAACTGAGAACCAACCAGATCCAGCCTCTATCCTAATCAATAACTTATGTCTTTCTGGGATTGTATTAACAAAAACCGCGTTAGAGTCGATTGTCGTCGTCATCGATTCTGGTTCATATTTTTTTTTTGCAATTGTGCCTGAGCATCTAAAGCAAGGACGAAAGCTAGTGTCAATCACATAAAAGATGCCGTAAAAGATGCCGATGAATACACAAATAGTTAATAAAAGTACTAGACTCAGTAGCAGTAAAGGAGCAATTATTTGAAATAGAAAATCAAGCATAAGTTTTACAAAACCCCCTACTTTTCTTTAACTCACCGATTAAATACTTGATTCTGCTGCCGCTCAAGTTAATCCCCAAACCCTTCAACATTTCCGATACTTCATCGTAAGTGTAGCCGTACTTGTCGGAAGTCAGCTTCTCGATGTATCTCCGCATTTTCTTCACAGCTTCCCTGTCAGATACATCGTCTCGCTCTTTCGGCTTCTGTTCCTTCAGTAGTGAGATGGCCTTATCAACCTTGCTCTTAGTAATGACCTCAGACTTCTCATGTTCAGCCATTGTTATTTTATGTAGTGATTGATTAATTACTAATTATCGTTTATTTGAAAACGTCTGTACTAATCTGTTTTCAAAATGCTAAAAAAAATTGACTATTACGGCTACGCCGAATCTGAGATTTTAATCAAAGCGGCTAGGCCGAATCTTCATTCAATCTGATGCTCACTAAATTTTTACTATGACGGCTACGCCGAATAATTTTTTAGTGTTACGGCTACGCCGAACCATGTCTTACTGTAGTGGCTACGCCAAAGCAGATTTTCTTGTGACAGCTACGCTGTTCTTCCCCTTGAACTGATGTCAAAAAATCTAACTATAACGGCTACGCCGAACTATCTTTTACTGTAGCGGCTATGCCGAATCTAGACTTTTCATCAAGTGGCTACGCCAAATCTAGAATTTACCCATTGTTTGATTTTACGTTATTACGGCTGCGCCGTTGTTATATCCCTCTGTGCGTTGTAGGATTAAGTCAGCCTTACGGCTACGCCGTGTCCCACCTTCTAGCCTCTCGCCATCTCTCCGTACAGCCGTAGCATCTGACACCTACCTCTCCCCAAAATGGGCTTGAAGCCAGCCATGCCTCAAAGCTTACGCTTTGTCTCGCTGCGCTCGAACGGCAGACTGGTTCAAGTGGGGAAACCCCCCTTGAAAAACCCCCCTCGCAATGTCCCTCAATATCCAGACTTATGGCTAATCGCAAGCAGTCAAAAGCTCTAGTCAGAAAGCATATTTTCCCAGTGAGATTGAGCGACATCGAACTGGACTTGCTGCGAATAAAATCACTTGACGCGGGGATGTCAGCGAGTGAACTGATGAGACGCAATGCGTTGATGCGACCATTGCCTAAACGACTAAGTAAAATTAGTTTGCAAACATATTGGGAATTAGGACAAATTGGGAACAACCTCAACCAGCTTGTAAAGGCAACTAATATAGCTCTAAAAATTGGGCGAACTTTACCTGCTGATCTAGAACTACTAAGAGAACTTTTAGAACTGCTGCATCAGTGCAGACGAGACATTGCCTCAGATGACATTGAAGATGAAGATTCGGAAGAGGAAGAGTCAGACGATGATTGGGAAGCAGACTAAGGGCAGAGGTTTTCGCAAGCTGTTGGATTATTTAGAATCACGCGAAGATGCTAAACTCATCGGCGGCAATATGAGCGGGAGAAATGCGCGAGAATTGGCGCGGGAGTTTAAGTTATCTCGACAACTGAATTCAGATGCAGACCGAGTTGTTTATCATGTTTCCTTGTCAGCAGCTAAGGGTGATAAATTAGATGATGAGAAGTGGAGCGAAATTGGCGATCGCTACATGAAGGAGATGGGTTTTGATGCCAATCAATTTGTCATCTTTCGCCACCATAACACCGATGACGACCACATCCATATTGCAGCCAGCAGAATCAGGATGGACACGGGGCTAGTAGTGCATGATTCCTGGGATTATTTACGCTCTGAGAAAGTCCTGCGACAAATCGAGCAAGACTATGAGTTAGTACAAGTCCAGGGCAGTAGAGAGAAGCTTCAACGCACACCCAGCACCGGACAAATCAGGCGTATAAGGCGAGAGCAAGAAGAATATGAACTAGGTAAACTTGACCAGCCACCAGGACGCACTATCAAAGAGGAACTTCAGCAGACAATTGATAGGGCTAGTGTTGATAATCCCCAAATGCCAACGCTGATCATGCGGCTGCAACAAGCTAGTGTCAGTGTGAGAACAGGATTCACTAGGAATGGTAAGTCTAAAGGCATTTCTTATGAGAAAGATGGGCAGGCTTTCAGTGGCACACAGTTAGGTGCAGCTTATACCTTCCCTGGTTTGCAAAAACATCTTGGCGTTGACTACCAAACAGAACGTGATGATGAGCCTATTCATGAATTACTGCTCAAACCTGTTAAACCACTCCCAGTTGAGCAGTTAGAAAAACTCTTTCAAGATATTGAACGCAAACAACAGCAGCCCCAGTTCACTCCACCAACGGAGGATAAAGTTGTTTGGCAAGTATTGCACAAGTACTTAAGCGAGAAACGCTATATACCAGATTATATTGTGCAAGGATTACATAATAATCAGTTGCTTTACATGGATGAGCAACGAAATATTTTGTTTATCAAGCGTGATTTAGATGGTGAAAAAACTGGTGCATTAATTTGGTCAAAGCCTAGAGAAAATCATCGCACTGTGGAGTACGACCAAAACACCTCTACACAAAAAGGTTGGTTTTATCTGAGATTGGGAGGGCAACCAACGGACAAGGTAGAAAACGTCTTTTTGTGTTCTACACCGATTGATGCGATGTCAGCAGCCACCTACCTTCTTTCAAGTTGCAAAGGGCTACCACCAACTAGAACCATGTTGATGGTAGCTGATGACCCGAATAACCTACCTATGGAATTTCTCAGGAGTTTCAATAGGGTGGTCGTAGCATTCAATAATGATCAAGAAGGGAATAAAGCTGCTAGTGCAGTATTGGAATTGTTGCCACAGGGTAAAAGGCTCAAAACCCATAATCCTGATTGGAGCCAGGAATTAGAAGCTCATCTCAGGGAGGAGCAACAAAAGCAGAAACAGCTTGACCGTGGTTTTAGCTTGTGATCCGCGCTGTGTAGACCGAACTCGTTGCCGCTACGCTCGGCTCATGCGGTCTTCGGGACGGGCTTCCACGAACGCTGGTTGGGCCGACAAGCTCTGCAAGCCCGCCCCGAAGACTCCACTCCGTCGCATGATCCGCAACGAGTTCTCACACCAAATATTTGAAGATACCCAATCACAAACAGACTACAAAAAATTTTGAAACAGTTTTTTTGAAGTACGCTTGCAACATTAAAGTATTATATTTTGTGGTCAAAATTCCCCAACAGCAGCATAGCGATTTGTGATAAAAATAGCTCTATTGCAGTCACCATATGGATTAGAGGCTATTTTCACCTCACCCCCCAGGTGTCCAATTGCTACCATCTGACTACTATTTGCAGTTACCAGCAGTTGTAAACTGTTAAAAGCTGTAACTGCAATTTGCATCTTTTAACTGCTAATAACTGCTAACAGGTAGCAAAAATGCGTAAAACTTCTGATTTTAGTCCTAATAGGTAGCTATCGGACAATTTGTAACTTACGCTACATTTTATGCAGTTGAAACTCTCTTAATCCTACGCATTTATCGGTGTTTATATGAGCGATGCCAAGCAAGAAATTCTTTCTATTAAACGAGAG from Nostoc sp. UHCC 0302 encodes the following:
- the mobC gene encoding plasmid mobilization relaxosome protein MobC; the protein is MANRKQSKALVRKHIFPVRLSDIELDLLRIKSLDAGMSASELMRRNALMRPLPKRLSKISLQTYWELGQIGNNLNQLVKATNIALKIGRTLPADLELLRELLELLHQCRRDIASDDIEDEDSEEEESDDDWEAD
- a CDS encoding relaxase/mobilization nuclease domain-containing protein; translation: MIGKQTKGRGFRKLLDYLESREDAKLIGGNMSGRNARELAREFKLSRQLNSDADRVVYHVSLSAAKGDKLDDEKWSEIGDRYMKEMGFDANQFVIFRHHNTDDDHIHIAASRIRMDTGLVVHDSWDYLRSEKVLRQIEQDYELVQVQGSREKLQRTPSTGQIRRIRREQEEYELGKLDQPPGRTIKEELQQTIDRASVDNPQMPTLIMRLQQASVSVRTGFTRNGKSKGISYEKDGQAFSGTQLGAAYTFPGLQKHLGVDYQTERDDEPIHELLLKPVKPLPVEQLEKLFQDIERKQQQPQFTPPTEDKVVWQVLHKYLSEKRYIPDYIVQGLHNNQLLYMDEQRNILFIKRDLDGEKTGALIWSKPRENHRTVEYDQNTSTQKGWFYLRLGGQPTDKVENVFLCSTPIDAMSAATYLLSSCKGLPPTRTMLMVADDPNNLPMEFLRSFNRVVVAFNNDQEGNKAASAVLELLPQGKRLKTHNPDWSQELEAHLREEQQKQKQLDRGFSL